Proteins from a genomic interval of Anaerobaca lacustris:
- a CDS encoding ABC transporter permease translates to MTTLWQDVRYGVRMLRKNPGFTVVAVVSLALGIGANTGIFTIFEQVLLRSLPVKDAGALVILTPEGKYIGSQWGGHVLSYPMFKDFQADEKLFDGVLCRRSEIVVMNDGRGAERIEIALVSGNYFEVLGVPPALGRTFVADDETAPGTNPVIVLSCDFWRSRFGGDPNVVGRTLRINDTAMEVVGVAVHGFNGLSLDSRPRLFLPITMKPQVSGGWERRMDDRRTQWVQVFSRLKPGLSCERAEVAIQTPYKQIIQREVEDASFAGVPAEEREQFLQSRLVLLPGRRGLSYLTTGLGRQFLLLMGLAGLVLLVTCANVSNLLVARTTRRQKEIMVRLAIGAGRWRIMRQVLVESLLLACAGGAAALLVAALTARAILRFAPGQLSLTLSPEINETMLAFNVILSAVAALLCGLVPAWRTTQVDLASTLKQQATSITGGRGTRLRQGMVVTQICLSLILLVASGLFIRSLAALYRIDPGFRPMNLVCFGLDLTRSGHDGPPRVDFCRQLRTQLRSIPGVTSTAFAKVPLLENDSWYNGIVVEGYEPKPGEDVASYCNSISPDYCRTVGMTMRLGREFNERDEMPGAGMVILVNEAFVRWFLPDRHPVGCRVGLRWSTDAQPDREIVGVVCDSRNANLRSSANPQVFFPYSQIGIDQMTVYARTSLPSQELFSAIRRQVRRLDDTMPLLNMRTMEDQLDRSLANERLIGFLSSLFGILATALAMIGLYGVTAYSVAQRVQEIGIRMALGAQRPSVVSLVLREGMTLAGIGVMVGLAGAFALTRVLRSWLFEISPTDPLTFSATALLLTAVALLACYLPARRAARVDPMVALRHE, encoded by the coding sequence ATGACGACTTTGTGGCAAGATGTTCGGTATGGGGTGCGGATGCTGAGGAAGAACCCCGGCTTCACTGTAGTGGCGGTGGTTTCGCTTGCGCTGGGCATTGGTGCCAATACCGGGATCTTCACCATCTTCGAGCAGGTGTTGTTGCGCTCGCTGCCGGTCAAGGACGCCGGTGCGCTGGTGATCCTGACGCCCGAGGGCAAGTACATCGGATCGCAGTGGGGGGGCCATGTGCTGTCCTACCCGATGTTCAAGGACTTCCAGGCTGACGAAAAGCTCTTCGACGGGGTCCTGTGCCGGCGTAGTGAGATTGTTGTGATGAACGATGGACGCGGAGCCGAGCGGATCGAGATTGCGCTGGTTTCGGGCAACTATTTCGAGGTGCTCGGGGTGCCGCCGGCGCTGGGCCGCACGTTTGTGGCAGACGATGAGACTGCGCCGGGCACCAACCCGGTGATTGTGCTCAGTTGCGATTTTTGGCGGAGTCGTTTCGGGGGCGATCCCAATGTTGTCGGGCGTACGCTACGGATCAATGATACGGCCATGGAAGTCGTCGGCGTTGCGGTCCACGGATTCAACGGTCTGAGCCTGGATTCCCGGCCCAGGCTCTTCCTTCCGATCACCATGAAGCCACAGGTCAGCGGTGGGTGGGAGCGGCGTATGGATGACCGGCGGACGCAGTGGGTGCAGGTCTTCAGTCGACTCAAACCGGGCCTCTCGTGCGAACGGGCGGAGGTGGCGATTCAGACGCCCTACAAGCAGATCATCCAGCGCGAAGTCGAGGACGCGAGTTTCGCAGGTGTGCCGGCGGAAGAACGCGAGCAGTTTCTTCAATCGCGCCTCGTGCTGCTGCCGGGACGCAGGGGACTGTCCTACCTGACCACCGGGCTCGGCCGCCAGTTTCTGCTGCTGATGGGCCTGGCGGGACTGGTCCTGCTGGTGACGTGCGCCAACGTTTCGAATCTCCTTGTCGCCCGGACGACCCGGCGTCAGAAGGAGATCATGGTCCGCCTGGCCATCGGGGCCGGACGCTGGCGCATCATGCGACAAGTGCTCGTCGAAAGCCTGCTGCTGGCCTGCGCCGGTGGGGCGGCGGCCCTGTTGGTCGCTGCGCTGACCGCCCGTGCGATTCTCCGATTTGCGCCGGGTCAGTTGAGCCTCACCCTCTCTCCCGAGATCAACGAGACCATGCTCGCGTTCAACGTCATCCTCTCGGCGGTGGCCGCGCTACTGTGTGGATTGGTGCCCGCCTGGCGCACGACGCAGGTCGATCTGGCTTCGACCCTCAAACAGCAGGCGACGTCCATCACCGGCGGCCGAGGGACGCGGTTGCGGCAGGGCATGGTCGTGACGCAGATATGTCTGTCCCTGATCCTGCTGGTCGCCTCGGGACTATTCATTCGCTCTCTGGCGGCGCTATATCGGATCGACCCAGGCTTTCGTCCGATGAACCTGGTGTGTTTCGGACTCGACCTGACCCGCAGTGGGCATGACGGGCCCCCGCGGGTCGATTTCTGCCGGCAGCTTCGGACCCAACTGCGTTCGATTCCAGGCGTCACATCGACCGCGTTTGCCAAGGTGCCGCTGCTGGAAAATGATTCCTGGTACAACGGGATCGTCGTCGAAGGCTACGAGCCGAAGCCGGGCGAGGACGTGGCGTCCTACTGCAATTCGATCTCGCCGGACTATTGCAGGACGGTGGGGATGACCATGAGACTGGGTCGGGAGTTCAATGAACGTGACGAGATGCCCGGCGCCGGAATGGTGATTCTCGTTAACGAGGCGTTCGTCCGCTGGTTTCTGCCCGACCGCCATCCTGTCGGCTGTCGTGTGGGCTTGCGATGGAGTACCGATGCCCAGCCGGACCGGGAGATCGTTGGCGTGGTGTGCGATTCAAGAAACGCCAATCTACGGTCGTCGGCCAATCCCCAGGTGTTCTTTCCGTACTCGCAAATCGGCATCGACCAGATGACCGTTTACGCACGAACCAGCTTGCCTTCCCAGGAGCTGTTCAGCGCGATTCGGCGGCAGGTGCGCCGCCTCGATGACACGATGCCGCTGCTCAATATGCGGACCATGGAAGATCAGTTGGATCGCTCTCTGGCGAACGAGCGGCTCATCGGGTTTCTCTCGAGCCTGTTTGGCATTCTTGCGACGGCGCTGGCCATGATCGGGCTTTACGGTGTCACGGCGTACAGCGTCGCCCAGCGCGTGCAGGAGATCGGCATCCGAATGGCCCTCGGCGCCCAGCGACCCAGCGTCGTCTCGCTGGTCCTGCGCGAAGGGATGACGCTGGCCGGCATCGGCGTCATGGTCGGCCTGGCGGGTGCGTTTGCCTTAACGCGTGTGCTGCGCAGTTGGCTCTTTGAAATCAGCCCGACCGATCCACTGACGTTTTCCGCCACGGCGCTGCTGCTGACCGCCGTGGCACTGCTCGCCTGCTACCTCCCCGCCCGCCGGGCGGCGAGGGTCGATCCGATGGTGGCGCTGCGGCATGAGTGA
- a CDS encoding ABC transporter permease, whose amino-acid sequence MATMWQDIRYGLRMLAKNPGFTVVVIVILAVGIGANTAVFSIVNAVMLRPLPYEDADRIVCMYNHSQWGDFPPPHGGFLLCREDNPVFGQMTACGPMRAEVSGIENARRVRATAVSSEFFSFVRAKPLLGRVFRAEEEQPGKDLVIVVSHSFWQNDLGGTDAAIGKTVGVDDKNYTVVGVMPRDFKPIFGEPTTFWIPLVFSVPDPALPLGYAVFVYARLKEGVTLEQARAFMPALAERFKRADPQGEDYNLAIQRPLDKQLEGKRTLPLLLLGAAGFILLIACSNVANLFLVRATIRQRELAMRAALGASRGRILRQMITEGLLLSAAGGAVGLLMTVWTLQGLVGLCPRDIPRLDETRVDLPVLAFTLGISVLTGLLFGAMPAWKASGTRMAEMLQEGVMRPTIGRRGRRVHSGLVVAQVGLSLILLIGAGLLIRSLIALQRLDLGFRPKNVLAMTVVLPADKYAEPARCQAFFEGLLPRVRALPHVRSAGLSLSELGLGFAGYAAARISIAGRDPVPTEEQDVALLSVVTPGFFQALGVPLLRGRTFTEEDLVTETSHIVIDEHLARRHFGDVNPIGRRIDFPDSHHIVIGVVDTVKDFEHLEQAYSTIYLPMTAEHWAEQVVFVVRSDGDPLRLVDAITAQAADLETDKITWRIETVEARLAGMLRPRRVNMILLSLFAGIALILAMVGVYGLLQYNATQQTRDMAIRMALGARKKDVLTAMVRQGLTLTLIGVVVGLAGAIALTRLLSSLLYGVTPTDPLTLTVVSLVLIAVALLASYLPARRAAKVDPMVALRYE is encoded by the coding sequence ATGGCAACCATGTGGCAAGACATTCGATATGGCCTGCGGATGCTCGCGAAAAATCCGGGGTTTACGGTGGTGGTGATTGTGATCCTGGCGGTGGGGATCGGCGCCAACACGGCGGTCTTCAGTATCGTCAATGCGGTGATGCTCCGGCCTTTACCTTATGAGGACGCCGATCGGATCGTATGTATGTATAACCATTCGCAGTGGGGCGACTTTCCTCCACCACACGGCGGCTTTCTCCTGTGTCGCGAAGACAACCCCGTTTTCGGACAGATGACCGCATGTGGCCCGATGCGTGCGGAGGTCTCCGGGATCGAGAATGCCCGGCGGGTTCGTGCGACGGCCGTCTCATCCGAGTTCTTCTCGTTTGTGCGTGCCAAGCCCTTGTTGGGCCGTGTTTTCCGCGCGGAAGAGGAACAGCCGGGCAAGGATCTGGTGATAGTTGTCAGCCACAGTTTCTGGCAGAACGATCTGGGTGGGACCGACGCCGCCATCGGCAAGACTGTGGGCGTGGACGACAAGAACTACACCGTCGTGGGTGTGATGCCGCGCGATTTCAAGCCGATCTTCGGAGAACCCACCACCTTCTGGATTCCGCTGGTCTTTTCCGTGCCGGACCCCGCCTTGCCGCTGGGATACGCTGTGTTTGTTTATGCACGCCTGAAGGAGGGGGTCACACTGGAACAGGCCCGCGCGTTCATGCCCGCGCTCGCCGAACGGTTCAAACGGGCGGACCCGCAGGGAGAGGACTACAATCTGGCGATTCAACGGCCGCTAGACAAACAACTGGAGGGCAAACGCACGCTGCCGCTGCTGCTTCTGGGAGCGGCGGGGTTCATCCTGTTGATCGCTTGCAGCAACGTGGCCAACCTGTTCCTGGTTCGCGCGACCATACGACAGCGCGAGCTGGCCATGCGTGCGGCCCTGGGTGCATCCCGAGGACGCATCCTGCGACAAATGATCACGGAGGGTCTCCTGCTGAGCGCAGCCGGCGGCGCGGTCGGCCTGCTGATGACCGTCTGGACCCTCCAGGGTCTGGTCGGCCTGTGTCCGCGCGACATCCCGCGACTGGATGAGACGAGGGTTGATCTGCCGGTGTTGGCGTTCACATTGGGCATATCGGTCCTGACCGGTCTTTTGTTCGGTGCGATGCCGGCCTGGAAAGCCTCCGGCACGCGGATGGCGGAGATGCTCCAGGAAGGCGTGATGCGTCCGACCATCGGCAGGCGGGGCCGCCGTGTTCACAGCGGTCTCGTCGTGGCTCAGGTCGGGCTGTCCCTGATCCTGCTCATCGGAGCGGGCCTGCTGATTCGCAGCCTGATCGCATTGCAGCGACTCGATCTGGGGTTCCGTCCCAAAAATGTGCTGGCGATGACGGTGGTCTTGCCAGCCGACAAGTATGCCGAGCCTGCCCGCTGTCAGGCCTTCTTCGAGGGGCTCTTGCCGCGCGTGCGAGCCCTGCCCCACGTTCGGTCGGCCGGACTGAGCCTCAGCGAGTTGGGCCTTGGCTTTGCGGGATACGCGGCGGCTCGCATCTCCATCGCAGGCCGTGATCCTGTCCCCACGGAAGAGCAAGATGTTGCGCTGCTCTCGGTTGTGACGCCTGGCTTCTTCCAGGCTCTGGGCGTTCCGTTGTTGCGGGGGCGTACGTTCACCGAAGAGGATCTTGTCACCGAGACGAGCCACATTGTGATCGACGAGCATTTGGCTCGCAGGCACTTCGGTGACGTCAATCCGATCGGTCGGCGGATCGATTTTCCGGACAGCCATCATATCGTCATCGGCGTGGTGGATACGGTCAAGGATTTCGAGCATCTGGAACAGGCGTACAGCACGATCTATCTGCCGATGACGGCGGAGCACTGGGCCGAGCAGGTGGTATTCGTTGTCCGAAGTGATGGCGACCCGCTGCGCTTGGTCGACGCGATCACCGCGCAGGCGGCGGACCTGGAGACGGACAAAATCACCTGGCGGATCGAGACGGTCGAGGCCAGGCTGGCTGGTATGCTGCGCCCAAGACGCGTCAACATGATTCTGCTGAGCCTCTTTGCGGGGATTGCGTTGATCCTGGCAATGGTCGGCGTCTACGGCCTGCTGCAGTACAACGCGACGCAGCAGACCCGCGACATGGCGATTCGCATGGCGCTAGGCGCCCGGAAGAAGGACGTGCTCACGGCGATGGTCCGACAGGGGCTCACGCTCACGTTGATCGGGGTCGTGGTCGGACTGGCCGGTGCGATTGCGCTGACCCGGTTGCTCAGCAGTCTGCTCTACGGCGTGACGCCCACGGACCCACTGACGTTGACGGTCGTCTCGCTCGTGTTGATCGCCGTCGCGCTGCTGGCCAGCTACCTCCCCGCTCGCCGGGCCGCGAAGGTCGATCCGATGGTGGCGTTGCGGTATGAATGA
- a CDS encoding ABC transporter permease — protein MSALIHDIKYGTRQLIRSPGFTVVAIVSLALGIGVNTAIFSLLNAVWMRSLPVPDPHALRVVNWSGHNARLSHYSGGAGDAKRDRTGAMVSGSFPYPVYRDFKERVEGCSGVFAFCELQGLTVVGPKGAATAAAMMVSGDFFEGYGARAALGRTLRPSDESSDAEPVAVITYRWWEKEYDLDPEVIGRMIIVNGHPFTIVGVMPRTYCGPQVGDMAQMYVTMSAQSSLSPDHPLDARDHWWATIMMRLEPEADETQLRAAMEGLFLQTLSVPGQGTQMEDPRIHLVDGSRGLLGMRRQMAMGLAVLMGAVGLVLMIACANLAGLLLARGAARRQELTVRAALGAGRGRLVRQLLTESLVLSLVGAGLGLLAAIWIKAAVLGLIPDSLESFHLDVGIDLRVLLFTLSAAMATSLFFGLLPALRVTRVDLCSGLKSHKTLGVPGLRLGKVLVAAQVGLSVLLLVGAGLLIQTLVNLYRTDLGFSTDRILVFGLNPGQAGYEGDDSVRFYDQIEADIASLPGVRSVALSGDGLLAGRRASNAFSIPRRLQQTDQDLQADVLDVSEAFFQTMGIPLRRGRTFERTDTPSQPGVVIVNEVFARTFFAHEDPVGQLIRMNNKDYRIVGLCGDAKYDRVQREIEPTLYFSHRQARPGAMVFEVRAASDPLALVPAVRRIVADLDRTIPLEQISTQLQLLKASITPERIFTYLCSALALLGVLLSCIGLYGLLAFMVTRRTGEIGVRMALGAAPRDIAWPVMRSALWMAACGLLVGVPVALALTRVLRSVLYGVTPHDPIAIVAAVVLVLSVAALAAWIPARRAAKVDPMEALRYE, from the coding sequence ATGAGTGCTCTGATTCACGATATCAAGTATGGAACACGACAACTGATCCGGTCGCCCGGCTTTACGGTTGTGGCGATCGTGTCACTGGCCTTGGGCATCGGGGTCAATACCGCGATCTTCAGTTTGCTCAATGCGGTGTGGATGCGGTCGTTGCCTGTGCCCGATCCGCATGCGTTGCGAGTGGTGAATTGGAGCGGCCACAATGCGCGCCTCTCCCACTATTCGGGGGGAGCCGGTGACGCCAAGAGGGACCGTACCGGAGCCATGGTATCGGGGTCCTTCCCGTATCCGGTGTATCGTGACTTCAAGGAGCGGGTCGAGGGATGTTCTGGCGTATTCGCCTTCTGCGAGTTGCAGGGACTGACCGTGGTGGGCCCCAAAGGGGCGGCCACGGCCGCCGCGATGATGGTCTCGGGCGATTTCTTCGAGGGATATGGGGCCCGCGCCGCGCTCGGGCGCACGTTGAGGCCCAGTGATGAATCTTCGGATGCCGAGCCCGTCGCGGTGATCACCTATCGCTGGTGGGAAAAGGAATACGATCTCGATCCCGAGGTCATCGGCCGAATGATAATCGTCAACGGTCATCCGTTCACCATCGTCGGCGTCATGCCTCGCACCTATTGCGGCCCGCAGGTCGGCGACATGGCCCAGATGTATGTGACGATGTCCGCCCAGTCCTCGCTGAGCCCGGACCATCCTCTGGACGCGCGGGATCACTGGTGGGCCACCATCATGATGCGTCTGGAGCCTGAGGCCGACGAGACGCAACTCCGGGCCGCCATGGAGGGTCTCTTTCTCCAGACCTTGTCCGTGCCGGGGCAGGGAACGCAGATGGAGGACCCACGTATTCATCTGGTCGACGGTAGCCGGGGACTTCTGGGGATGCGCAGGCAAATGGCCATGGGGCTCGCTGTCCTGATGGGCGCTGTGGGACTGGTCCTGATGATCGCCTGCGCCAACCTGGCGGGGCTGCTGTTGGCGCGGGGGGCGGCGCGCCGACAGGAATTGACCGTGCGGGCAGCTCTGGGCGCCGGGCGCGGCCGGCTGGTCCGCCAGTTGCTCACCGAGAGCCTCGTCCTGTCTCTGGTCGGAGCCGGACTCGGGTTGCTCGCAGCGATTTGGATCAAGGCCGCCGTGTTGGGCCTAATCCCGGATAGCCTGGAGAGTTTCCATCTCGATGTGGGCATCGATCTGCGCGTGTTGCTGTTCACGCTGAGCGCCGCGATGGCGACGTCCCTGTTCTTCGGTCTGCTCCCGGCCCTGCGTGTCACGCGGGTGGATCTGTGTTCGGGGCTCAAGAGCCACAAGACGTTGGGTGTCCCTGGTCTGCGTCTGGGCAAGGTTCTGGTGGCGGCCCAAGTGGGTCTTTCGGTTCTGCTGTTGGTGGGCGCCGGCCTGTTGATACAGACGCTGGTCAATCTGTACCGGACCGATCTCGGATTCAGCACCGACAGGATACTGGTCTTCGGTCTGAATCCCGGCCAGGCCGGATACGAAGGCGATGACTCCGTCCGGTTCTACGATCAGATCGAGGCTGATATCGCGAGTCTTCCCGGTGTCCGAAGCGTCGCATTGTCCGGCGACGGTCTGTTGGCAGGCCGCCGCGCCAGCAATGCTTTCTCGATCCCCCGACGCCTGCAGCAGACAGATCAAGATCTTCAGGCCGATGTGCTCGACGTTAGCGAGGCCTTCTTCCAGACGATGGGCATTCCACTACGACGCGGCCGGACCTTTGAAAGAACGGACACACCGTCGCAGCCCGGAGTGGTCATCGTTAACGAGGTCTTCGCGCGTACTTTCTTTGCTCATGAGGACCCCGTTGGTCAGTTGATTCGGATGAACAACAAGGACTATCGGATTGTGGGCCTGTGTGGAGATGCCAAGTACGATCGAGTCCAACGCGAAATCGAGCCCACCCTGTATTTCTCGCACAGGCAAGCCCGCCCAGGAGCGATGGTCTTTGAAGTCCGTGCCGCAAGCGACCCCCTCGCCCTGGTTCCTGCCGTCCGCAGGATTGTGGCCGACCTGGATCGCACCATCCCTTTGGAACAGATCTCCACGCAGTTGCAACTCTTAAAAGCCTCCATTACGCCGGAGCGGATCTTCACCTATTTGTGCAGTGCTCTGGCCTTGCTTGGCGTTCTATTGTCCTGTATCGGACTCTACGGTCTGCTGGCCTTCATGGTGACCCGCCGCACCGGCGAGATCGGCGTGCGCATGGCCCTCGGTGCTGCGCCGCGCGACATTGCCTGGCCTGTGATGCGCAGTGCCCTCTGGATGGCGGCTTGTGGCCTATTGGTCGGCGTCCCCGTCGCACTGGCGCTGACGCGAGTTCTGCGAAGCGTCCTCTATGGCGTCACACCCCATGACCCGATCGCCATCGTAGCCGCCGTCGTGTTGGTACTCTCCGTGGCGGCTCTGGCCGCCTGGATTCCCGCCCGTCGGGCGGCGAAGGTCGATCCGATGGAGGCGCTAAGATATGAATGA
- a CDS encoding TolC family protein, which yields MSTLIHDGKCAEKNESIHVRRGRTECLLLALLLAGCGRPQVQRTAELEALAARSGEIERVQLKDQSRSEPVSIERATEELAARVVEPNAVPHGAVELTLEEARAAALTNNLDLKFHLVGPSIAEQSVDEERAKFEWTFFGSAGYSRSELGDEGNTVSMQSYDTGVAIPLQTGGSLQAGLPFSRADYDADDIGGVSSAAVSVSYIQSLLRGAGTRINTHSIRIAVYEKDIVDVRTKLLAIAILGNVDIVYWQLYAARRELDVRREQYKLAEDQLDHARRKVEAGSAPKIEIVRAEAGLAGRLEDVINAETSVRDRERELKRILNRDDLPLGVEIDILPTSEPEPIGLDLDAEAIVAAALDNRMETAELELRLAVDELNVELARNRTLPDVTFDYRYAATARSGSLGGALGDIGGDSLQDHAVGISAVIPLGNRAAQARLQRARLEKVRDQIDRDRLRQSIRQEVYNAVDELRQNWRRILAAEQGVVTAYRDYKVEQSQFQLGKRTSTDVLLSASRLADAQSRRIRAFAEYEIAQVRLARASGTLLGLGRLQIR from the coding sequence ATGAGCACCCTGATCCATGATGGCAAATGCGCTGAGAAGAATGAATCGATTCACGTTCGCAGAGGACGGACGGAATGCCTGCTGCTGGCCCTGCTGCTGGCCGGCTGCGGGCGCCCGCAGGTTCAGCGGACGGCGGAGCTGGAGGCGTTGGCGGCGCGGTCGGGCGAGATCGAGAGGGTGCAGCTCAAGGACCAATCGCGGTCGGAGCCGGTGTCGATCGAGCGGGCAACCGAAGAGCTGGCGGCCCGAGTGGTTGAACCCAACGCCGTGCCGCATGGGGCGGTTGAACTGACGCTCGAAGAGGCTCGTGCGGCCGCGCTGACGAACAACCTGGACCTGAAGTTCCATCTGGTCGGCCCCTCGATTGCCGAGCAGTCGGTGGATGAAGAGCGGGCGAAATTCGAGTGGACGTTCTTCGGATCGGCCGGATACAGCCGCAGCGAACTGGGCGACGAGGGCAACACCGTCTCCATGCAGTCCTACGACACGGGTGTCGCGATCCCGCTTCAGACGGGCGGTTCGCTGCAGGCCGGCCTCCCGTTCAGTCGCGCCGATTACGACGCCGACGACATCGGGGGCGTCTCCAGCGCCGCCGTGAGTGTCTCTTACATTCAGTCTCTGCTCCGGGGCGCCGGCACGCGGATCAACACGCATTCGATTCGGATCGCGGTGTACGAGAAGGATATCGTAGACGTTCGAACGAAGCTCCTGGCCATTGCCATTCTCGGGAACGTCGATATCGTCTACTGGCAACTCTACGCGGCCCGCCGCGAGCTGGACGTACGCCGCGAGCAGTACAAGCTCGCCGAGGACCAGTTGGACCACGCACGGCGAAAAGTCGAAGCCGGCTCGGCCCCCAAGATCGAAATCGTCCGCGCCGAGGCCGGTCTGGCCGGCCGGCTCGAAGACGTGATCAACGCCGAGACATCGGTCCGCGACCGCGAGCGGGAACTCAAGCGGATCCTGAACCGCGACGACCTGCCGCTGGGCGTCGAGATCGACATCCTCCCGACGAGCGAGCCGGAGCCGATCGGATTGGATCTGGACGCCGAGGCGATCGTCGCCGCGGCCCTGGACAACCGGATGGAGACGGCCGAACTCGAACTGCGTCTGGCCGTGGACGAACTGAATGTGGAGCTGGCGCGCAATCGCACGCTGCCGGATGTGACCTTCGACTACAGATACGCCGCCACGGCTCGGTCGGGCAGCTTGGGCGGCGCCCTGGGAGACATCGGCGGCGATTCCCTGCAAGATCACGCCGTGGGCATCTCAGCGGTGATTCCGCTGGGCAACCGAGCGGCGCAGGCTCGGCTGCAAAGGGCCCGTTTGGAGAAGGTTCGCGACCAGATCGACCGCGACCGCCTGCGCCAGAGCATTCGCCAGGAGGTCTACAACGCGGTCGACGAGTTGCGGCAGAACTGGCGGCGTATTCTCGCGGCCGAGCAGGGCGTGGTCACGGCGTATCGCGACTACAAGGTCGAACAGTCGCAGTTCCAGTTGGGCAAGCGCACCAGTACGGACGTGTTGTTGAGCGCCTCGCGACTGGCCGACGCCCAGTCGCGGCGGATTCGTGCCTTCGCCGAATACGAGATCGCCCAGGTCCGCCTGGCCCGCGCCAGCGGCACGCTTCTCGGCTTGGGGCGATTGCAGATCCGATGA
- a CDS encoding type II secretion system protein GspD: protein MCNPAITFRVDRMRGTSRIRIRLLVAILAVASVVLQGCHSWPEERDAAIETERVFDEVSRIEPPSDTVEPWPAAYRRPPLKSMQIVGGVEEWKLIYFCQHHKAEQLKQIVHEQFAARLFNQAGQSTAIQNYTVTAEPATNQLVVRCAAEQDVDAVLEILDATDLPPIQVRLDCIVSELSASMTMDRETTMLIENLFGEQITLSGKEGASGMLPAFPGASLRSPAREKFGLKIGVSEPLTGHQVQVLVDLLVSRGYLKVLLNPTLEVLNGQTARIESKQHVPIQSIEVQTGGFGEDTILRTETEYYDVIDSLQVTPQVFADGSVSLETRVQMASYLAPQGVTQTQIVTERVLTSKNSRIRLGQSLVIGGLRRTEKRDVIRGVPILKDIPLLNLLFSGRDAEENVVEVLVILTPTISTQGRPYREIADMIEYRHSTPTGRPAGNARPGDWADGSEPDPDARSDREDPSQP from the coding sequence GTGTGTAATCCAGCGATCACATTCCGGGTGGACCGCATGCGCGGGACCAGCCGCATCCGAATCCGGCTGCTCGTGGCGATTCTTGCCGTCGCATCGGTCGTTCTTCAGGGCTGCCATAGCTGGCCTGAGGAACGGGATGCGGCCATCGAGACCGAGAGGGTCTTCGACGAGGTCAGCAGGATAGAGCCCCCCTCGGACACCGTCGAGCCGTGGCCGGCGGCCTACAGGCGGCCTCCTCTCAAGAGCATGCAGATCGTCGGCGGGGTCGAGGAGTGGAAGCTGATCTATTTCTGTCAGCACCACAAGGCCGAACAATTGAAGCAGATCGTTCACGAACAGTTTGCGGCGAGATTGTTCAATCAGGCGGGCCAATCCACCGCCATTCAGAACTACACCGTTACGGCTGAACCCGCTACCAACCAACTGGTTGTCCGATGTGCGGCCGAACAGGACGTCGACGCCGTCCTCGAGATCCTCGATGCAACCGATCTTCCACCGATCCAGGTCCGGCTCGACTGCATCGTCTCGGAGTTGTCCGCCAGCATGACGATGGACCGCGAGACCACCATGCTCATCGAGAATCTGTTCGGCGAGCAGATCACGCTCAGCGGCAAGGAGGGCGCCAGCGGCATGCTGCCGGCCTTTCCCGGCGCGTCGCTGAGGAGTCCGGCCAGGGAGAAGTTCGGCCTGAAGATCGGCGTCAGTGAGCCTCTGACCGGGCACCAGGTCCAGGTCCTGGTCGATCTGCTGGTCTCACGAGGCTATCTCAAGGTCCTGCTGAACCCCACGCTGGAGGTCCTGAACGGACAGACCGCCCGGATCGAGTCGAAGCAGCACGTGCCCATACAGAGCATCGAGGTCCAGACTGGCGGTTTTGGCGAGGACACGATCCTCCGAACGGAAACGGAATATTACGATGTCATCGACTCGCTTCAGGTGACGCCGCAGGTGTTCGCCGACGGATCGGTCAGCCTGGAAACCCGTGTCCAGATGGCGTCCTATCTCGCGCCGCAGGGCGTCACGCAAACACAGATCGTCACCGAGCGGGTTCTCACCAGCAAGAACAGCCGTATCCGGCTTGGACAGAGCCTGGTCATTGGAGGTCTTCGCAGGACGGAGAAACGCGACGTGATCCGCGGCGTGCCGATCCTCAAGGACATCCCCCTGCTCAATCTGCTGTTCTCCGGACGCGACGCCGAGGAGAACGTCGTGGAGGTCCTCGTGATCCTGACGCCCACCATCTCAACCCAGGGGCGGCCCTATCGGGAGATCGCCGATATGATCGAGTACCGCCACTCCACACCAACGGGTCGGCCAGCCGGCAACGCCCGACCCGGCGACTGGGCCGACGGATCGGAACCCGATCCCGATGCACGTTCGGATCGGGAAGACCCGAGCCAACCATAG